A genomic window from Nicotiana sylvestris chromosome 11, ASM39365v2, whole genome shotgun sequence includes:
- the LOC104245328 gene encoding GATA transcription factor 24-like, translated as MYRRETMNGTVHQERHQHTHFAEGKDDDDDVDVDGGGGGGESIDDPSHHIRYDHNYHHALHNGGAGATMEEAAALNVVEGVAHNALYVPGIGSSNQLTLSFRGQVFVYPDVSPEKVQAVMLLLDGYEVPTGTAAVDVASQSHWASSEGPGRLNQPQRAASLSRFREKRKERCFDKKIRYTVRKEVALRMQRKKGQFTSSKSISDEAGSSSAEGNVGSSQEEPETSCRHCGISSKFTPMMRRGPAGPRSLCNACGLTWANKGILRDLSKVSTAGAPDHTVKSSEQSNDEANGSDAMAAAGIITSDDENTVLPR; from the exons ATGTACAGGAGAGAGACAATGAACGGAACAGTACATCAAGAGAGACATCAACATACTCATTTTGCTGAAGGGAAAGACGACGATGATGACGTTGACGTCGACggcggaggaggaggaggggagtCCATAGACGATCCTTCTCATCACATTCGCTACGACCACAACTACCACCATGCCCTCCACAACGGCGGCGCCGGCGCAACTATGGAGGAGGCTGCTGCGCTGAATGTTGTGGAAGGCGTTGCACATAATGCTCTCTATGTCCCTGGCATAGGAAGTAGCAATCAGCTTACGCTCTCGTTTCGAGGCCAAGTGTTTGTGTATCCAGACGTTTCACCTGAAAAG GTTCAGGCAGTGATGCTGCTGTTGGATGGATATGAAGTCCCTACTGGAACCGCTGCTGTCGATGTGGCTTCCCAGAGTCATTGG GCTTCAAGTGAAGGTCCTGGAAGATTGAATCAACCACAACGGGCTGCTTCTTTGAGTCGCTTTAGGGAAAAAAGGAAAGAACGATGTTTTGATAAAAAGATTCGATACACTGTTCGGAAGGAAGTTGCTCTTAG GATGCAGCGTAAAAAGGGTCAGTTTACATCTTCCAAGTCAATCTCTGATGAAGCGGGCTCTTCTTCTGCAGAGGGGAATGTAGGCTCAAGCCAAGAAGAACCAGAAACATC aTGTAGACATTGTGGAATTAGTTCGAAATTCACTCCTATGATGCGTCGTGGACCAGCTGGCCCGAGGTCGCTCTGCAATGCATGTGGACTTACGTGGGCCAATAAG GGGATTTTAAGAGATCTTTCTAAAGTTTCAACTGCAGGAGCTCCGGATCATACCGTGAAATCTAGTGAACAG AGCAATGATGAAGCGAATGGATCAGATGCTATGGCTGCTGCTGGTATCATTACTTCAGATGATGAAAACACAGTGCTACCGCGATGA